The following DNA comes from Brassica oleracea var. oleracea cultivar TO1000 chromosome C5, BOL, whole genome shotgun sequence.
GGGGGGAGTAACCACCGTGAACGTCTGATTACCATCAGCATCCTTGTGCTCGTCACCACTATCACAGAGTCTATCACCAGGCATCATCAGCATCCTTGGATGAGGCAGCAAAGCTCCAGAAACATCTCCCCACCACTCAGGGTTCGCAGTGTACCATTCCATCGTCTTCTTCAGCCCTTCCTCCCAAGTGGTTCGTTCAGCCCACCCCAGTTTCTTCAGCTTCTGGTCGTCAAGGAAGTACCTCTGGTCATTAAACGGCCGGTTCTCCACAAACTGGATGGTGGAGTCAGGGTTAATCCCAAAGAGCTTGGAGATATCATTAGCCACATCAATCACTCTCCTCTCTTTCGTCGTCCCAATATTATACACATGGTTAACCTCCCCTTTGTGCAAAACAACCTCAAACGCCTCAGCAACATCTTCACAGTAGAGGTAACTCCTAACATTAGACCCATCTCCGTGGATCGGAAGCGGCTTCCCACTCATAGCCAACAAAATAAACTTAGGAATCAACTTCTCAGGAAACTGATTAGGACCATAAACATTATTCCCACGGGTAGTTATCACCGGCAACCCATAAGATCTCCCATACGCCATCACAAGCATCTCAGCACCCGCCTTAGTAGCCGAATACGGATTAGTCGGAAGCAACTGAGAAGCTTCGTGATTCCCCACGGAAGCATCCTCATCAGTCTCTCCATAAACCTCATCAGTACTCACATGAATAAACCTCCTGATCTGCCCAGTGACTTTACAAGCCTCGAGAAGCACATGGGTCCCGTAAATATTGTTCTTGGTGAACTCGAAGCTGTTACCGAAGGAGTTGTCGACGTGAGTCTGCGCAGCGAAGTGCATGATGGTGTCGATGTTCTCGGTGATGAGAAGGTAGTTGACGAGGTCGGCGCTGGCGATGTCGCCCTTGACGAACTTGAAGTTGGGGGAGGATTTGGAAGGGTTGAGGTTCTTGAGGTTGGAGCAGTAGTCGAGCTTGTCGAGGACCACGATTTTGTAGTCGGGGTAGGTGCGGACTAGCCTGTTGGCCACGTGGGAGGCGATGAATCCCGCGGCGCCGGTGATGAGGATGTTCTTGGGCTTATATGTGGCCATTGTGATGTGAAAGTTATAATAATATCTGCAAATAGAAAATCTCATGGGATCAAATCGAACAGATAGACTACAAACATAATCATGATGATCCATTAAATGGATTAAGCTAAGGAAACAGTCACTAAGAAGAGCAGGTCATGCAGATCTATACTCATTAGATTCAAATAAGGTAGAATTGAAGCAAAGTAACAGCAAGCCGAAGCCCACGCGATTAGTACGATACAGCTAATAGCGAAATCGAGATCGGAAAAAGTTAGATCCAGATCCACAAGTATGACGAATGTAGTAATCAAATGAGCAGCAGATCCAAATGGCAAAATGATAACTAGTCCTCACAGATCACGATAACCAATAAAAGCAGCACGACGTCGTACATTCACGAATTAGCTCAGAGATCATAGAGAAAGAGAGTTGGGGGTACGTACCGAGTCGATTCGGATCAAGATCAAACTAAGCTTGAAGAAGGAGAAGATCTCGAGATGTGTAGAGATGAGAGGAATAAATATAAGAGTGAAGAAGAGGAGGAGGAAGCATCTAACGAGCGTCTCAGAAAACACTGTGCGCCCCTTCTTTTTTTAATTTTTTGAGAAAGTTACGGAGAGCCACCGACAAATTACTATACTGCCATTACTAACTACGGTTCAATTTTTTACGCCACGGTCAATTCTTTTTTCTTAATTTACCATCCGAAAGTATATAGGCAACGCAGAAATTTCAGCATGTCCGCTTGAGTTCCGGTTTCCCATGCAATTTCTCGCCTCTTTACTTTGAATTTGACTAGGAATCTTATCACATCACTGTTATGTTACGTTGAAAATTTAAAGAAGATCTTTTATATATAAAAGATAGTTTGCTTTCTCCTGTTAAAGCCACCTCAGCATTCAGGTCACAAATTCGTGCTCTGTGGTGCTGACACGTGTCACTTTTAAAAAACAAATCAAAACTGCTTTAAAGACTTTGGACTTCGGCTATTTTTCTTTATTTCACGATTCTATTCAAAGGTCATATTGGCCCCTTGATATATTCAAGTTAATTCAGCCCAAAACCTTAATTGAAACCTAAAAGCAAGATGTGTTCACGCGTCGTCTTCCTCGAACATCTTCGCTCTGATTCTTCTGAGACTGTGATTAAGTTAGTCGCTCATAGAGGTTGTTCAAGTTTCATAAACTCTTCCGTCTTCAATCATGGAGATAATTACTTTCGTTATGTTTTTATGTCTATGTCGGCGTCGTTTTGTTTTCGATTCATCTCCTCTTAGGCTTTAAAACATGCATTGATTCATCGTCATTAATGAAGTCTTAACTATTTCGATTTACTGGATCCACGATTACACATTCAATGGTTCTTATCCCTCTTCCTAGCGGTGGATCTCCCATTATAAAAAGGTAAGGCCTCATCTCAGGAGAATCATCCTCACAATTCCAATTGCATTCTAAAATTTCTTTCTCTATATAATGACTAAATTCCGTTTTACTTGCTGAATTGAAATTCGGCTGTTGATCTTCCGTCGTCAAGGTGCGGCTGCTCAGAAACTGAAAAGCGCAACGCTGTGACGAGTTGATGGGAGATGACATAATCCTCTTCGATGATAAGGTATTTCATTCTTAAAACTCTTTAACAGGTTCTTTTTAAACTACATGGGCGTTTTAACTCATATTTATCCAAACTTTTGTATTCAGATATTGATTTAAACTCTTTTGAATGAGAAATCTTGAAACTGTTTGTTGATTAGGATTTTTTCACATGTGATTCTACTCATGCCAGCCACCGTAATGTCAACCGTCTCGACACCTTCCGGCACCACCGTCTCAAGGCGGGTACTCTGTTCACTGTTAGCGGATTCGAGGACGTCTCAACCGTCTCACCACCTTTCACTCTAACCTTGCTCTCCTCCCTCCTCTCGAGATCTTGCTCATCATGGTCAAACTCTCTTCTTCATCTTATGATTTGAATCAGCTTTGAAACTGAACTTTGATATTGGATTACAGATTGTGGAGTTTTAGTTCGTCTACGGAATTAAATTGTCTCCTTGATGTGATGTATGTTGTTTGATTGTCAGTAAAGTCTAAATGGTGTGTCTTTTTAACATAGAAAAATTAGATCTTGGATTTTTTGGGTTTAACCACAAGCGCAATATTTTCTATAGCTGTGTTTGAGAGAGATTTAGTGTGTATCCATATGTTTTCGATGCAAAAAACATATTTTTTTTGCTATTTATCTGTGTTTAGAAAGTGGAGCATTACGTGGCTCTAAGGTTTGAGTAATGTTGGGTACTTTCACACTAACAAGAGGTTTGATGATGTGGAGCTTTGTGGTGATCACTTCTCTCGCTATTTTCCTTCCTCACCAATTCTCTTGGTAAAATTTTGTATCTTTTGCACTCAGGTACATCAGTTGATTGAAGCACTAACTAGGTAACCATCTTATGCTCTTTTATTTTTGAACAACAAAAAGCTTGAAGCCTTATCAAATGGTAAAAATCGAAGGCATGTGATGCAGGTTGGTATTTTAAGGAAACAGCTTAGGCCTTTTTTTTTGTTCTCATACAGTTTTTTTGTGTACATACAACTTAGTATAGCTTGGAAATGAAATTTATAATTAGCCAATTATGTAAGGAATATTTATATATAAAGGTCACTCTACACAAGTATATTGTTATTGCTATATAAGAAATATACTGTTAATAATATAGGAAGTCTTAGAAGCTCGAATTCTTTTAGTATTTGCATTCATTATTTTTATTGCATCCTGCACAAATGCTGTCAATGTAAAGTTATAAAACATGACTAAATTGTCTACTTCAATTGTGTGCGCAACCAAACACTAAACTGATGCAATTTAATTTTGCTGCAGTTAATGTCAATTTTTTCAATTTTTTGTTTTTTTTTCTATATTACATGATAGCTTATTGTGAAAGATGCTTCTAATAACTGGAAAATGGTTGGAGCAGATGTAGGAAACAAATTATTCTCGAAAGAGCCATCAGCCAATGTAATTTTGTTACATTACATTTCATCTGAGTCCTGAGAAATGCAAAGTTGTGACATATATTGTCAGATTACTTTTGATTATGTCTCCAAGTAAGCTATAATATATACACGACCTGAAGATGAAAATACATGGAAGACATGAAGTGCTTTCTCTATATTTCTCTAACGTGCAAGAATATTTTTTCCCTAAAAATAATAGGAATCCTAAATAATAATTTTAGAAATTTTTCTAATATTAGATAATTATTTTTTATTAAAACAAAATGAGCAGTGGACGACATATACATGCATATGCTAGACAATTATCATAATTTAATCCCCTAATTTTAAACGAACAAAATGAAAAATATAACTAAACAAAATTTACAATACCCATAAAAGATCAGGACTATTAACAAAACAAATATTAAAGACCAAGAACCAGAAAATACTATAAAAAAAGCA
Coding sequences within:
- the LOC106295246 gene encoding trifunctional UDP-glucose 4,6-dehydratase/UDP-4-keto-6-deoxy-D-glucose 3,5-epimerase/UDP-4-keto-L-rhamnose-reductase RHM3; amino-acid sequence: MATYKPKNILITGAAGFIASHVANRLVRTYPDYKIVVLDKLDYCSNLKNLNPSKSSPNFKFVKGDIASADLVNYLLITENIDTIMHFAAQTHVDNSFGNSFEFTKNNIYGTHVLLEACKVTGQIRRFIHVSTDEVYGETDEDASVGNHEASQLLPTNPYSATKAGAEMLVMAYGRSYGLPVITTRGNNVYGPNQFPEKLIPKFILLAMSGKPLPIHGDGSNVRSYLYCEDVAEAFEVVLHKGEVNHVYNIGTTKERRVIDVANDISKLFGINPDSTIQFVENRPFNDQRYFLDDQKLKKLGWAERTTWEEGLKKTMEWYTANPEWWGDVSGALLPHPRMLMMPGDRLCDSGDEHKDADGNQTFTVVTPPKTGGSGDNKTSLKFLIYGKTGWLGGLLGKLCEKQGIAYEYGKGRLEDRASLVADIRRVKPTHVFNAAGLTGRPNVDWCESHKTETIRVNVAGTLTLADVCRENGLLMMNFATGCIFEYDAAHPEGSGIGFKEEDKPNFTGSFYSKTKAMVEELLREFDNVCTLRVRMPISSDLNNPRNFITKISRYNKVVNIPNSMTILDELLPISIEMAKRNLRGIWNFTNPGVVSHNEILEMYKSYIEPGFKWSNFTLEEQAKVIVAPRSNNEMDGAKLSKEFPELLSIKDSLIKYVFEPNKRT